In Chryseobacterium gleum, a single genomic region encodes these proteins:
- the mscL gene encoding large conductance mechanosensitive channel protein MscL, translated as MGFVKEFKEFAFKGNVLDLAVGVIIGAAFGKIVSSLVEDVITPLILNPALKAAGAENIAKLSWNGVAYGNFLSAVISFLCIAMVLFWIIKFANKVNKKEAPAPAGPTEDQKLLMEIRDLLKSKNI; from the coding sequence ATGGGATTTGTAAAAGAATTTAAAGAGTTTGCCTTTAAGGGCAATGTTCTCGATCTTGCTGTCGGTGTGATCATTGGGGCAGCATTTGGTAAAATTGTTTCGTCTTTAGTGGAAGATGTAATCACTCCTCTGATATTAAACCCGGCATTGAAAGCCGCCGGTGCTGAAAACATTGCAAAGCTGTCATGGAATGGTGTTGCTTACGGAAATTTCCTTTCAGCAGTAATCAGTTTCCTTTGTATTGCAATGGTTCTTTTCTGGATCATTAAATTTGCCAATAAGGTAAACAAAAAAGAGGCACCTGCTCCTGCCGGACCTACAGAAGATCAGAAATTACTGATGGAAATCAGAGATTTGCTGAAAAGCAAAAATATATAA
- a CDS encoding bifunctional ADP-dependent NAD(P)H-hydrate dehydratase/NAD(P)H-hydrate epimerase, whose translation MKIFTAEQIRSWDQFTISHEPISSIQLMERASMAVAHWISEHCKNHKKLAVFCGNGNNGGDGLAVARILYLKGFDIDVFISDSKKKFSEDASVNLKRLRDLSGISVRKFDPDEHYTFDDKTIIVDALFGTGLSRPLEGEHKSLVEQLNTKKNIKISIDIPSGLSPDEMFDNNAVIMKADYTLTFQCWKRTFLHPETGKYTGKVEVLDIDLSKIYADTTDSVYSVIDDQLIESIFVPRQDFSHKGSYGKAAIAAGSYGKIGAAVLAVKSALKTGAGLIFVLAPECGYEILQTSCPEAMFIKGGEKFILNFEIEDDFICGIGPGLGTHQETEKSFLSFLKSYKRSLILDADALNIISKNPENLKLIPKKSIITPHPKEFERLFGSTADSFKRLELARQKAKELDIYIVLKDHHTQVITPQANVFYNITGNAGLAKGGSGDILTGILTSLYAQKYSEEHTCILGVWLHGRAAEIASEKHSKESVLPTDVIDAFGSVFEELNRKAARNL comes from the coding sequence ATGAAAATTTTTACCGCAGAACAGATACGCAGCTGGGATCAGTTTACCATTTCCCATGAGCCCATTTCTTCCATTCAGCTGATGGAAAGAGCTTCAATGGCTGTCGCTCACTGGATTTCTGAACATTGTAAAAACCATAAAAAGCTGGCTGTATTTTGCGGTAACGGAAATAACGGAGGTGATGGGTTGGCTGTTGCAAGAATACTTTATCTTAAGGGTTTTGATATAGATGTATTTATAAGCGATTCCAAAAAGAAGTTTTCAGAAGATGCATCTGTTAATCTTAAAAGACTTCGTGATTTGTCTGGAATTTCAGTCAGAAAATTTGATCCTGATGAACACTATACCTTTGATGATAAAACGATTATTGTAGATGCCCTTTTCGGGACAGGATTATCAAGACCGCTGGAAGGAGAACACAAATCACTTGTTGAGCAGCTGAATACCAAAAAGAATATTAAAATATCCATCGATATTCCTTCCGGGCTGTCACCAGATGAAATGTTTGACAATAATGCTGTCATTATGAAAGCTGATTATACGCTTACTTTTCAATGCTGGAAACGGACTTTTCTTCATCCTGAAACCGGAAAATATACCGGAAAAGTAGAAGTGCTGGATATTGATTTAAGCAAAATTTACGCAGACACCACTGATTCGGTATATTCTGTAATTGATGATCAGCTGATAGAATCTATATTTGTCCCGAGACAGGATTTTTCCCACAAAGGCAGCTATGGCAAGGCAGCAATTGCAGCAGGAAGTTACGGGAAAATAGGAGCTGCGGTGTTGGCTGTAAAATCAGCCTTGAAAACAGGAGCGGGATTAATCTTTGTCCTGGCGCCTGAATGCGGATATGAGATTTTACAGACTTCATGTCCCGAGGCAATGTTTATAAAAGGAGGAGAAAAGTTTATCCTTAATTTTGAAATTGAAGATGATTTTATCTGTGGTATAGGTCCCGGATTAGGAACTCATCAGGAAACAGAGAAGAGCTTTCTGAGCTTTTTGAAAAGCTATAAACGGTCATTAATCCTGGATGCAGATGCTTTAAATATCATTTCAAAAAATCCCGAAAATCTGAAATTAATTCCCAAGAAATCAATCATTACACCTCATCCGAAAGAGTTTGAAAGGCTTTTCGGAAGTACTGCAGATTCCTTCAAAAGGCTTGAGCTTGCAAGACAAAAGGCAAAAGAGCTGGATATTTATATTGTGTTAAAAGATCATCATACCCAGGTTATTACCCCTCAGGCAAATGTATTTTACAATATTACCGGAAATGCAGGGCTCGCCAAAGGAGGAAGCGGAGATATTCTTACCGGAATTCTGACTTCACTTTATGCACAGAAATATTCTGAAGAGCATACATGTATCCTTGGGGTTTGGCTGCATGGCAGGGCTGCGGAGATAGCTTCAGAAAAGCATTCAAAAGAATCTGTGCTTCCCACTGATGTTATTGATGCATTTGGAAGTGTTTTTGAAGAGCTAAACAGGAAAGCAGCAAGGAATTTATGA
- the lgt gene encoding prolipoprotein diacylglyceryl transferase — protein MFVFAFGFGYVLMTRIFKIDNVNQKYLEPLFTWTLIGTILGARLGHVIFYQPELFKEDFWSVFLPISTKNGLKFTGFSGLASHGATIALIFTTLYYSFKVIRKNPFWVYDRLGIVVALGGAFVRMGNFFNSEIVGKPADPNSPFALLFPQQSSEYGLTVPRYPSQLFEAVGYVLLFILLWILYRKTDKKYQQGWLFGLFFIILWAIRFFVEFLKEPQGDEFIQIGGLNTGQVLSIPFMIAGVVIMIVSKKFKITPEENAKPE, from the coding sequence ATGTTTGTTTTTGCATTTGGATTCGGATATGTTTTAATGACAAGAATCTTTAAAATTGACAACGTTAATCAAAAATACCTGGAGCCTCTTTTCACATGGACATTGATCGGGACTATTCTTGGAGCAAGATTAGGACACGTTATCTTTTATCAGCCGGAATTATTTAAAGAAGATTTCTGGAGTGTATTTTTGCCAATCAGTACCAAAAACGGTTTAAAATTTACAGGATTTTCCGGACTGGCGAGTCATGGTGCAACGATTGCTTTGATTTTCACAACATTATATTATTCATTTAAAGTCATCAGAAAAAATCCTTTCTGGGTATATGACAGATTAGGTATCGTAGTGGCCTTGGGAGGTGCATTTGTAAGAATGGGAAACTTTTTTAATTCTGAAATCGTTGGTAAACCAGCTGATCCCAACTCTCCGTTCGCTTTACTTTTCCCGCAACAAAGCAGCGAATATGGTCTTACTGTTCCGCGTTATCCAAGTCAGTTATTTGAAGCGGTAGGGTATGTTCTTCTTTTCATTTTATTATGGATTCTTTACAGAAAAACCGATAAAAAATATCAACAAGGCTGGTTATTTGGTTTATTTTTCATCATTCTTTGGGCGATCAGATTCTTTGTGGAATTCCTTAAAGAACCACAGGGAGACGAATTCATCCAGATTGGCGGTCTGAATACAGGCCAGGTTCTATCTATCCCTTTTATGATTGCAGGAGTTGTAATTATGATTGTTTCCAAGAAGTTTAAAATCACACCGGAAGAAAACGCAAAACCGGAATAG
- the yidD gene encoding membrane protein insertion efficiency factor YidD, producing MKLTFNKIITFPLVILIKFYQWFISPLLPKNCRYEPTCSHYMVESLQVHGIFKGFWLGFKRILRCHPWGGSGYDPVPPKHKCQ from the coding sequence TTGAAACTTACATTCAATAAAATCATTACATTTCCACTGGTAATTTTGATCAAATTTTACCAATGGTTCATCTCGCCTTTACTTCCCAAAAACTGCCGCTACGAACCCACCTGTTCTCACTATATGGTAGAATCACTTCAGGTACACGGCATCTTTAAGGGCTTCTGGCTTGGATTTAAAAGGATTTTAAGGTGCCATCCCTGGGGAGGAAGCGGTTATGATCCTGTTCCCCCAAAACATAAATGTCAATAA